ATCGTCACCCCTTAAGAATGGTTCGCTTCACAGCTGCTTCGGTTAGGGGTTCTAAGAAAGGCGAGTTCACGCGTGTTCCGCTTCAAGGACCACATAAACACATACGAAGGGAACAGCTGTATTGAGCATTGGCAAGGACAGGAGGTAGACTCTGTTGTTTTGAGAGACGCTTTTAACGGCCaagtttattatatttatagatttaaaaaatgctatAAGTTTTACTAAAAACATTCATCAAATTTGTTAAAGTCAGAATCAATCATAAAACATCCTGTTTAATATAACATTCaacttaataaaaaaaaccttcacaaAGGACATGTTCtaagaaaacacaaactcaCCCAAAAAATCGTTCAACTGCTTTTCTCCGAGACCGTTGACCGAAAATCGACCGCAAGGCGCAACGGCccttccccgttttttttttcctttggttTCCTTTGCCGCCTTTGTTTGGGCGCTTATTAATCGATATccttatttcttcttttctacacacaagcacacacacacgcgcgcttaCTCTCTTCTTTGCGTACACGTTTTACTACTCACGGCGATGTACGCACACACTACCAGGCGACCACGGATAGAGGCGTCAAGGACGAATGGACCAGCTGCTGTGACAGGTGCTGGTTGTAGGGCACGCGACCCTtcgcacaaacacgcacacacgcacactactTACACACGACGAAAGGATGAGTTAGTGTTATCACACTTCTCGCGATGGCCAGGATACGGGCTGTTTTCTTTACGAAATTAGGATCGGTTTATAGGATACTgtgaacacatacacattacGCTTAACTCATTCCGATATTGGTTGGTGGAATGTCACAGCTGCAAATGATTAAGAAATTAAGAAACGTTAGATACACACTCACAGCAGGCCATCCTTTATGGGACATGGATGCTGTTGGCGCTAAAAGCATGACCTACTTTCCTACTGCACCCGAATCTTGCACAAGGTTTGTTTACTAATTTCAACACCCACAGTAGGCTTTGCGCTTCCCCCtcgaaatatgaaaattaaacgataaaaaccaaaacgactGACTTGActctttttcatcatcatgaCTTCATCAAGCTGGACCTGTTCCCGGTCTCCATCGTGACCATGATGCCAGCGAAAAGAGgtatgattgttttgattgcgTTCGAGCGACTCTCGAACTGCTTCAGCAACAACGTGGGAATGAAACAGGCCCAACGTCAAGTATTGCCACCAGTAAATTCGTTGCCACTCAGGAGAAGGGGACCCAGACCGATGATGACGgcatgaaattaattattgcCCAACACTAGTTCGACCAGTAACGACGAGTGGACACACATTTTTAAATGAgctccaccaccagcaccgggAATGGTATTGGATGGCCGTTTGTAAAATGCTAATTACACGAGATGAAGCACgaaaggcaataaaaaaaaacattgtcgTGTCTTGCAACCGCACCCTCCGGACGTGCTAAGCTCGTCTCGCCTGTGAATAAGCTTCCACTAGTGGAGCATCAATTAAGATTAATCAATTCATCAACATGGCACCGTCCGTTGCCATTGGAAACTGTAGCTCGTGGTGTCATTCTTCGCGTTCAAGCTGAAGTTTATTCTCTTCTACCCGTCTCGAAAAACATCACAGATGGCGTTAAACAAATTTCTATCCGTGCGAGCTCATTCCCGCCAAGGACATCATCTGGTCGTGGGTTTCGTATGAGATACGCTTTTATGGCTGTGTTAGTGCACCAGTTTCCACGAGCCAAGCCTTCCACGATACAAATGCATCGTCCGCTCGTCCGCTTGGTTCGCCTTCGTTTTTCTCTATTCACTTAGCCGTTTTCCTGCAATTTTCCGCCCAGCAATTTCCACGCTCCGCGTACGGTAGGGGATCGCTCCGGGTGGGATTTAGTGAGAGTGCACGTTATGGATATACCACCGGTTGCATGGCCAATGGGGGCCAAGCCTTCTTCTCGCATGCTGTCGTATACCGTtcggggtggttttttttctcgaccaCGCAAACATCACTTCACGTATCGCCGCACGATTTTACTCCCGTTTTTAACGATCCTCTGCATGCTTTATGTTTGATAAATATTGCTCACACTAGCGCATACTTCTTCATCACTGGAATACATCATTCATAAAACACGCGATAGGGTGAGTCACGGCTAACACTGAGGGATATTCCAAGGCGACGTTCGAGACAATTCACCACTTGGAATGATCTCACgcttccgttttgtttttctacacCACAActgatgtttctttttaaaagatgTTTCCACCTCGGCAaaccttttctatttttcaccATTAAAACCGATTGTTAGTCAGGAAAATGTTTAGTATACGATTGTAAACGAACTTGTATTGTGAAAACGCAGCAACGCGTCGGCACGTCCGCACGCCACGAAAGACGGGAGAGAATTTCGGGCTCGTCGCAAACGGCTGGTGCGTAAGAGTTTTCTCAAGCGTTTGTAAAGTATAACGGGGCAAGAATACGGTGGGAAATTTTCAAACTGGGATATTTGactaattatttgttttcaatattttgtttgaaacgTTTTTGGATCGTTCTTAATTTTCGTGTCATGATTGTGGAAAATGTAATATAATTTACAATTAAAGTACTTGTTACAGCTTCATCTTAACCTTAATTTACTACATTGTACTTTTAGTCTCTAGGAAAGGGTGGTTTTTGAGATTCACTCTGGCAAATATTGTAAGTTCGTAAGTTTGAATAAAATCAACGTAATTTAtctgaaaattaatatttaattaacaacaattgaattaaaaatttaatgaagATGCTGATCGAGTGAACAATTTGAACATGAAAAACGCTTAGTTCGCTTGCTGCTTGGAGCTTTGACAGATGAAGCGTTGTCATCGTATTTATGTTATTTGGGAAGAGACATATGACATTCCgcttggaaaaaagaaaacaaagctcGATGTTTATTTTCACAACACTGACGACTGGTATTGTTTGCAATCGATTTGGGTGGAAAGttaaaagcaaaatcaaataCAGCCCAAAATATCGTGAATACAAGCCATCCACCCGCGTTTGAGGCTTGTTAAGTCAATAGGACTTTAGGAATAGTTCTTTTCAATAGTTAATTGTTGTAGTTTgcataatagaaaaaatgtaTTGTTAAAATGAGTGAACAAAACAACGACGATATAACCGATGGCACCAGCGAAAACGATCGATGCGTCGAAATGTTAAACAAACGACCACGGCTGTTGTCTTTCCAAGGGCTAAGCTCCCATTCACGTGCCCTTGCCGATAGAGACGTTCCCGTACCGATGGCTAGCACCTCGTCCAGCTCACTCGAACACATCAGCCGTCGGGAGCAGCTGGCGAACGATCTACGCAGCTGGCAGGAAAGTCAAATCGCTGCCTGTATAGATGACAACATACTAAACATGGTATTGGAACGGTTTCTTGTGTTCTTCGAGCGACGAAATAATAGCTCCAGCAGTAGCGCACAGCAACCTTCGCGGGTGAACGAtgatgaaattttggaagatgAAGCAGTTCGAATGGCAATCAGTGCTCGGGGGCTGCTACCTGCCAGGGCGGATGAATTGGCCGGACCTTCCGGCAGCCAGTCGGTACCAGTTGCTGTGACAGAAAGCAATCCCGTTGTAGAACCACCCGAACAAAGCTGGCCGGAAATGGGTCGAGCTGTGCATGACAATTACATTCTCGAGACGGCAGTGGCAGCGGCCATTCAGGAGAAGGGCTTAATAACGGGCTGTTCCGAGGGTGAAGAGTCGAGCGACAGTGATGGGAGTGTGCATGGGGAAGAGGACGACGCTAGGTAGTCGGAGGCAAGGAAAGGTCTAAGACAGAGTTTGTAAATGAGTATtcttatgtatgtgtgtaccgTCCTAGGGTTTATGCTTATATCTTACTCATCTTCGCAGGCATATGGCAATCGATTATATACCTGACTTATAAGTAGTAGCAACGAATAAATTATCTATAAATTATCCTAAATTTATTctctttaaatatttgaagGAAAACTGCGAATTCTAATCATTgagaaggttttgtttttcgctgaGATATTGTAGCTATTAAAAACCTTGGAAGACGAGAACTTCGAGAACGAGGCTCTGATCTTTTACCGCTAATAATTGGTTGTACAATCTAATTTTCCGTAACTTATAATTATTATCTTCAAGACGTATGAAACAGTCGACTAAATATCGAAAATGAAAGGTATTGAATTCAACCACTAGTTTAAAAGTTATGTTTTCCTATTCCAAAACCGTAACAATGCACAAATACACCATACAGAGAAGTTACCAAACTTCCACGCCAAAGAAGCTACCGTACCAGTAGTGCGTGCAGTGATGATTAACACACACCCGGTAAACAATCACGATTTCTGTTTTACTTCAACACCCAAACGAGACCGTGTCTGGTTTTGACTCTGTGGTTCCTTGCCAAATGGTGTTTGTTCAAGCAACGTTCGCTGTAGGCATCTTTGTTTCCGTCAAATGCGCCACCCTGACCCACCCAAAAGAGTGCCAAAAACCATAAGCCATAGTTgggagtttaaaaataaaaatgaaattcaaaatcatacattttaattgtttttccgTCAATGTATAATTCGTCCATATTAAATTGAGCCGGAAATCAGTAAACGAATCTGAACGAACGAATCTCTCGGGTCGGGCGTGTGAATCGTAATACAGTCAAATATATTAGCTGGCAGTCGTAAACTGATTAACGGACCGTGCACAGCATGAGAAAATGCGCTCACAGCTTATTTCTAATCGACAAAATGCAGGAAATGCAGTGGAGTTACTATGCGCATGATTTACTCATTGGCGTTCGTACAGTTTAGCAGAAAtagatgattattttatgagGTTTTGTCAAGCTTTGTCGCCCATAGGCAAAGAGTAAACGTTCGTCCGATGGGCGGTACAGGTTTGGGCCTTCTGTTTAAGTGCACTTGCACGCGTTCTGCATGGCGACGCTACGAGGCGGAAATGTTCAATTTCAAGTTCAAGATCGTTTTATTGTTGGAGTGTTAATAGGCACTAGATGCATGTATAgctattagttttttttgtcgcgAATATTTTCTGAAAGTTCTCAAAGGCACCCTTCAGAGATAGCGGTGCTAAAAGTTTCCAAAGTTTGGTaaaaagcatttctttttaccctttttcccCTTAAAAAGAAACTTTCTTCAAAAGCTTCAACATACCAAATGCGCAAACTCCAATCAAAACTGTTGATTTATCAGTGCGATGTTTTATTTGCCAAAGCGACACGAACAGCACAGAACAGCTCCTGTTCGGAATTAGGGATGTTCGGATTTTTCCGGATACAACCTCATCACAGCTTGAGAGCCGTGTGTTGTGATGTCCAACAGGTTACTAACAACACCGGAGCAGCGCTCTCACTCACAACTGTGATCCATCTCCTATCGCTTCCAGAGTAGACGAGGGGTtcgttttcaaaattatctccACTCGCTGCTTAACTTACGCACAATGGCATCGTGTTCACCATCAACCCTCACACCCCGGTCACACTTTGCTTTTAATgctcgcacgcacgcacgtgaGAGATCGATCGAGTCGAGCGTTCGCCATCAATTTCCTTGTTCCTAGCCTCGGAGCTCATTGTGAGATGAGTTGAGAAGTGGAGcaaaaaatgagaaacaaaaaggggggaaaaaaacccccaaaccAACCCACCCAACAATACTGGCCCTACAAAACCGCCTGCGGGAGATAAAATCTTCTTCCACGGTGGAGAACAATCTCG
This genomic window from Anopheles maculipalpis chromosome 2RL, idAnoMacuDA_375_x, whole genome shotgun sequence contains:
- the LOC126559004 gene encoding uncharacterized protein LOC126559004, which produces MSEQNNDDITDGTSENDRCVEMLNKRPRLLSFQGLSSHSRALADRDVPVPMASTSSSSLEHISRREQLANDLRSWQESQIAACIDDNILNMVLERFLVFFERRNNSSSSSAQQPSRVNDDEILEDEAVRMAISARGLLPARADELAGPSGSQSVPVAVTESNPVVEPPEQSWPEMGRAVHDNYILETAVAAAIQEKGLITGCSEGEESSDSDGSVHGEEDDAR